One Alphaproteobacteria bacterium DNA segment encodes these proteins:
- a CDS encoding D-2-hydroxyacid dehydrogenase, which translates to MFEVTPQRVKKALAAYPALREKVRVTIGYDGDIFDSALKTADVLFGWSFERNNLAKRAPNLRWIHVHGAGVNHLMPLDWLPPGAVLTNSRGVHGSKADEYSIMSILMLNNRLPEMVASQRRASWNQVFSTGIKGKTLLIVGVGHVGGGAAKWAKRFGLTVIGIRRTGKPHRFVDAMYRPSAIRRLLPKADFVLIAAPHTRESHHLIGAREIALLKTGAGIVNYSRANLVDYDALKTRLEKNELSAILDVFEPEPLPSGSWLWHVPNLIITPHCSSDDRELYTINTLKLVFRNMERFIAGKPLVNRVDPHFQY; encoded by the coding sequence GTGTTCGAGGTAACACCTCAGCGAGTCAAAAAGGCGCTCGCGGCATATCCGGCCCTCAGAGAAAAGGTCAGGGTAACAATCGGCTACGACGGCGATATTTTTGACAGTGCACTGAAGACAGCCGACGTCCTTTTCGGATGGAGCTTCGAGCGTAACAATCTCGCCAAACGGGCGCCGAACCTTCGCTGGATTCACGTCCACGGCGCAGGCGTCAATCATCTTATGCCGCTCGACTGGTTGCCGCCCGGTGCCGTGCTGACCAACAGTCGCGGCGTTCACGGCTCGAAGGCCGACGAATACTCGATAATGTCAATCCTCATGCTCAACAACCGGCTGCCCGAAATGGTCGCTAGTCAGCGTCGTGCATCGTGGAATCAGGTATTCAGCACGGGGATCAAGGGGAAGACTCTCCTGATCGTCGGCGTCGGGCACGTGGGGGGTGGGGCCGCCAAATGGGCGAAGCGATTTGGGCTCACCGTGATAGGCATTCGCAGGACAGGTAAGCCGCACCGTTTTGTCGATGCGATGTATCGGCCGAGCGCCATTCGCCGCCTCCTTCCGAAAGCCGATTTCGTATTGATCGCCGCACCCCACACACGGGAAAGTCATCATCTCATCGGCGCACGCGAGATCGCACTCTTGAAGACGGGCGCTGGGATCGTGAATTACAGCCGCGCCAATCTCGTCGATTACGACGCTTTGAAGACGCGGCTTGAAAAAAACGAGTTGAGCGCCATTCTCGATGTGTTCGAACCCGAGCCGCTGCCAAGCGGGTCTTGGCTTTGGCATGTGCCGAATCTCATCATTACACCCCATTGTTCGTCGGACGACCGGGAGCTCTACACAATCAATACCCTCAAACTCGTCTTCCGGAACATGGAAAGGTTCATTGCGGGCAAACCGCTTGTCAATCGCGTCGACCCGCACTTCCAGTATTGA
- a CDS encoding carboxypeptidase regulatory-like domain-containing protein, whose translation MPGLIGKAAGVAFCACDGAHHAEDVKMSLNKISLLFVTISLFGLPAYAQLVIEPHTENGITYVSGGVGAEGVEQIRQLEKDYNLHLLFAIQGSGDYLSRVYVKILDGQGHALVDTMSEGPYFLAKLKPGKYDVIAESDGKTIDRRVDVSQGHATTVSLYWPESQ comes from the coding sequence GTGCCCGGTCTCATTGGCAAGGCCGCGGGTGTGGCGTTTTGCGCCTGCGACGGCGCTCATCATGCGGAGGACGTGAAAATGTCCCTGAACAAGATTTCCTTGCTATTCGTGACAATTTCCCTGTTCGGGCTTCCGGCGTATGCCCAGCTCGTGATCGAGCCTCACACCGAAAACGGCATCACTTACGTGAGCGGCGGGGTTGGAGCTGAGGGTGTGGAGCAAATTCGCCAGCTCGAGAAAGACTACAACCTGCACCTCCTTTTCGCCATACAAGGCTCGGGAGACTACCTCTCGCGCGTTTACGTGAAGATCCTCGATGGACAAGGGCACGCACTCGTCGACACGATGTCGGAAGGTCCGTATTTTCTCGCGAAGCTTAAACCCGGAAAATACGACGTGATCGCCGAAAGCGATGGCAAAACGATTGACAGGCGCGTCGACGTTTCCCAGGGCCACGCGACCACGGTGTCGCTGTACTGGCCCGAGTCGCAATAG
- a CDS encoding amino acid ABC transporter permease: MISFTPWDLAQNLLFAARWTVLLSIIAFIGGGCWGLILLMLRYARIKGVMKAITLYTEAFQGTPLLMQLFLVFFGIPLLGIDVSPWLAAGVALTLYASAYLAEIWRGCVDAIPRGQWEASASLGMRYVARMRYVILPQALRIAIPPTVGFLVQLVKSTALTSIIGFQELTKTGEILTNATFEPFTVYGMVALIYFAMCYPLTACSRALERTFAATT; encoded by the coding sequence ATGATCAGCTTCACACCGTGGGATCTTGCCCAAAACCTCCTCTTCGCCGCGCGCTGGACGGTGCTGCTCTCAATCATCGCATTCATCGGCGGTGGTTGCTGGGGGCTAATTTTGCTCATGCTTCGCTATGCGCGAATCAAGGGAGTTATGAAGGCGATTACGCTTTACACCGAGGCGTTTCAAGGAACACCGCTGCTTATGCAGCTCTTTCTCGTGTTCTTCGGCATACCACTCCTGGGCATCGATGTTTCGCCCTGGCTCGCCGCGGGCGTCGCCCTCACGCTTTACGCGAGCGCCTACCTCGCCGAGATATGGCGCGGCTGTGTGGATGCTATCCCACGCGGCCAGTGGGAGGCAAGCGCCTCGCTCGGGATGCGCTATGTCGCGCGCATGCGGTACGTGATTCTGCCCCAGGCCTTGCGGATCGCAATACCGCCGACGGTTGGCTTTCTGGTGCAACTCGTGAAGAGCACAGCGCTCACATCCATCATCGGTTTTCAGGAACTGACAAAGACCGGAGAAATCCTGACGAACGCGACGTTCGAGCCCTTCACGGTCTATGGGATGGTGGCGCTTATATACTTCGCGATGTGCTATCCCTTGACCGCATGCTCACGCGCCTTGGAAAGGACCTTCGCCGCAACCACATAA